From Methanocella paludicola SANAE, a single genomic window includes:
- a CDS encoding DUF58 domain-containing protein codes for MVEEAGFFLAFLTIGIVFGNDILMFISIVPFLFLLFSKAYKAQDSIKAEHKESIIKARLNETVTISTTIEPDGGTGIYTVSDPLPDHLGLKGGNNFHVFWNNGRKAPVTITYDVDCAKRGIYTIGPTHAEFFHNSWLEQPVSWTDEDATRLIVDPEQQHIKKLRDPRLFSSMPVPVGAVSKLGMRTTDFTEIRSYHPGDSYRTINWKATARFSMSADPKPFVNEYEKEGKKTVFLFVDAGAWAGRGPEADHVFEHIARAASGIASYYLERNMRVGVYVYNYGELIVPDSGKKQASRILRDLLEVRPGGTTEGDNSLKRAVKECSGHLMGTIPLFIVITMAGGKNTRDIIEGIKSMRKYSPGAKIPPVTLLHIKGYSLEAQGPSGEAGASLLELDNLQYIRMIKKSGAHVVQWDPRTDSLSQLMMAGFGRRQR; via the coding sequence ATGGTCGAAGAGGCGGGCTTCTTCCTCGCCTTCCTGACCATAGGCATCGTATTCGGCAACGATATACTGATGTTCATCTCAATAGTGCCCTTCCTCTTCCTGCTCTTCTCGAAGGCATATAAGGCACAGGACAGTATAAAGGCCGAGCATAAGGAAAGCATCATTAAAGCACGCCTGAACGAGACGGTCACCATATCGACGACCATAGAGCCGGACGGGGGCACGGGCATCTATACGGTCTCCGATCCTCTTCCGGACCACCTGGGCCTGAAAGGTGGAAATAACTTTCATGTTTTCTGGAACAACGGCAGGAAAGCTCCCGTAACGATAACGTACGATGTGGACTGCGCGAAACGGGGCATATACACCATAGGGCCCACGCACGCAGAATTTTTCCATAACTCCTGGCTGGAGCAGCCCGTATCCTGGACGGACGAGGACGCCACCCGCCTTATCGTCGACCCGGAACAGCAGCATATTAAAAAGCTGAGGGATCCCAGGCTTTTCTCCAGCATGCCCGTGCCTGTCGGGGCGGTCAGCAAGCTCGGGATGAGAACGACCGACTTTACCGAGATCCGCAGCTACCACCCAGGAGACTCTTACCGTACCATCAACTGGAAAGCCACTGCCCGTTTCTCAATGTCCGCCGACCCGAAGCCATTCGTGAACGAGTATGAAAAGGAAGGAAAAAAGACCGTATTCCTCTTCGTAGACGCCGGCGCATGGGCGGGGCGCGGCCCCGAGGCCGACCATGTTTTCGAGCATATCGCAAGGGCGGCATCGGGCATCGCCTCTTACTACCTGGAAAGGAATATGCGGGTAGGCGTATACGTATACAATTACGGCGAGCTTATCGTCCCTGATTCGGGAAAAAAGCAGGCATCACGCATACTCCGGGACCTGCTGGAGGTCCGGCCAGGCGGCACCACCGAAGGCGATAACAGCCTAAAAAGGGCCGTCAAGGAGTGCTCTGGCCACCTGATGGGCACGATACCACTGTTCATCGTGATAACGATGGCCGGCGGGAAGAACACGCGGGACATCATCGAGGGCATCAAGTCCATGCGTAAATATTCTCCGGGCGCAAAAATACCGCCGGTCACGCTGCTGCATATCAAAGGATATAGCCTCGAAGCCCAGGGGCCCTCCGGAGAGGCCGGTGCATCGCTTCTCGAGCTCGATAACCTGCAATATATCCGTATGATCAAGAAATCCGGGGCGCACGTCGTGCAGTGGGACCCGAGAACAGACAGCCTGAGCCAGCTTATGATGGCCGGTTTCGGGAGGCGGCAGCGATGA
- the pyk gene encoding pyruvate kinase translates to MRKTKIVCTIGPACDTQEKLEALIKAGMNVARLNMSHATHEYHANLIRNIRYVSEALDRPIGILMDLQGPKIRIGTLKEKVILTPGQRYVITTREVPGDDKEVHVPFKDLPQSVAPGQTLLIDDGLIELTVEEVKGSDIITKVVRGGELKNNKGINLPRSTIKARSITDKDIKDLMFGLDQHVTMVAMSFVRTPQDVLDLRKIIEDNQADIPIIAKIEKHEAVKNIDGIIDVVNGIMVARGDLGIEIPMAEVPIVQKMIISKCNAKAIPVITATQMLDSMIRNPIPTRAEATDVANAVFDGTDALMLSGETAFGEYPIKSVETMARIAEYTEASSYYKHAIAAKTPHPSLSITDSVAFATTEAARNLNAQAIITATQTGYSARKVSKYKPQIPAYAVTNNKSVIDELTVSWGIFPVHIGPTPDLDALIEESVNLCLSKGYIKNGDLVVITAGILTGIPGGTNIMKIHAVAKEMAKGMGIGKGVVKGIIRIIASPEDFGKIQKGDIIAIKEADIDRIGDIKKASAILSEESGLTSFSAIIGREMNMPVVVGIKDATSKFNDGMKVTIDTVSGLVYEGFINLPGD, encoded by the coding sequence ATGAGAAAGACCAAGATCGTTTGTACTATAGGCCCCGCCTGCGACACGCAGGAAAAGCTGGAGGCGCTTATCAAGGCGGGCATGAACGTCGCCCGGCTCAACATGTCCCACGCGACGCACGAATACCACGCTAACCTCATCAGGAATATACGCTACGTTTCCGAGGCGCTGGACAGGCCCATAGGCATACTCATGGATCTCCAGGGACCGAAAATACGTATAGGCACGCTCAAGGAAAAGGTCATTCTCACGCCCGGGCAGCGCTACGTCATCACGACGCGGGAAGTGCCCGGCGACGACAAGGAAGTCCACGTGCCATTCAAAGACCTGCCGCAGTCAGTCGCCCCGGGGCAGACGCTGCTCATCGACGACGGCCTGATAGAGCTGACGGTCGAGGAGGTCAAGGGCAGCGACATCATCACGAAGGTCGTAAGAGGCGGAGAGCTCAAGAACAACAAAGGCATAAACCTGCCGAGATCGACCATCAAGGCCCGCTCCATTACGGACAAGGACATAAAGGACCTCATGTTCGGCCTCGACCAGCACGTCACCATGGTCGCCATGTCGTTCGTGCGGACGCCGCAGGACGTGCTCGACCTGCGCAAGATCATCGAGGACAACCAGGCCGACATACCGATCATCGCAAAGATAGAGAAGCACGAGGCCGTCAAGAATATCGACGGCATCATAGACGTGGTGAACGGTATCATGGTCGCCAGGGGAGACCTGGGCATAGAGATCCCCATGGCAGAAGTGCCCATCGTCCAGAAGATGATCATCTCTAAATGTAACGCCAAGGCCATACCCGTCATCACGGCCACCCAGATGCTCGACTCCATGATCCGGAACCCCATACCGACCAGGGCCGAGGCTACGGACGTGGCGAACGCCGTTTTCGACGGCACGGACGCGCTAATGCTGTCGGGCGAGACAGCCTTCGGCGAATACCCGATAAAGTCGGTAGAGACCATGGCCCGGATCGCGGAATACACCGAGGCATCATCCTATTATAAGCACGCGATAGCCGCTAAGACTCCGCACCCGTCGCTGTCCATAACGGATTCCGTAGCGTTCGCGACCACGGAAGCCGCACGAAACCTGAATGCCCAGGCTATCATCACCGCGACCCAGACCGGCTACTCCGCAAGAAAAGTATCTAAATACAAGCCTCAGATACCCGCATATGCCGTTACGAACAACAAGTCCGTCATCGACGAGCTGACGGTCTCGTGGGGAATATTCCCGGTGCACATCGGCCCGACCCCGGACCTGGACGCGCTCATCGAAGAATCCGTGAACTTGTGCCTGAGCAAGGGATATATCAAGAACGGCGACCTGGTCGTCATCACGGCTGGCATATTGACCGGCATACCCGGAGGTACTAACATCATGAAAATCCACGCAGTGGCAAAGGAAATGGCAAAAGGGATGGGTATCGGAAAGGGGGTCGTGAAAGGCATCATCAGGATCATTGCTTCGCCGGAGGACTTCGGCAAGATCCAGAAGGGCGACATCATCGCCATCAAGGAAGCCGACATCGACCGCATCGGGGACATCAAGAAGGCCTCGGCCATTCTCAGCGAAGAGAGCGGGCTTACATCCTTCAGCGCCATCATCGGC